The following proteins are co-located in the Betta splendens chromosome 9, fBetSpl5.4, whole genome shotgun sequence genome:
- the smtnb gene encoding smoothelin isoform X7, with protein MVLVLDPLVKGDDSGPPLIQPQREPGVTEPDLVLSHRQRSDSSASDRSVTSVFSRSNLDSGGSEKSLGSAYRVRLDSGASDRSQSPSLCGRLDSGASERSLNSQSNVRQRLGSDVSNSDVRPRLGSGASDSTSLLTRKRTDSGTSASISSEERGPVEEVEVATSGSTCSTDSETESRSQGPVSHLAQNSHGCFKDQDRPDGAVLSRSDPTDGLLNGTARGQIDLQKKVTVNSSLPLNHGKAKDSAPEKKDVTLEQFNRSNSVRDRMRKFAEPSQSSSAPALKKVPLKNGSSSSNGSRANLSRAAELFTHTAASPGSTSGDRPARPCADAASNTSAASQSQATPQPRGGASKPLLSASQLQNTMGGTRHPAEKDVHASSSSKEERTPGRTAGEQVTQGEADLDMKTFLTIEIKDGRSTTSSTSSPRGNIVPITTITPRITTNALGQRAELTLGLRATPFKVSSSSLSSASSIKMETEPVTASEPVVSAGPVPAPCQVPVIHNGSSTQTKPDERPGTLTAEQLAAIEDEELLDKMLDESKDFEERKLIRAAMRDLRKRKREAMLGCTQEEMGRADQREKERETRLQELRQQREERTQKGRPGVGAGEVVMRKVEKSADGSTLSQVTKTDRFAQSDDGSRSTRSTVVEASYVQKTDRGTVQSKSYSYTSSTSSSSSTSKKVGSVFDREDDTAPRGGGLAAVERRQAEKRKELMRAQTMPKTSGMQARRAMIEKLEKEGGGPGNQAVAKVNKVQRSTSFGVPNANSIKQMLLDWCRAKTRSYEHVDIQNFSSSWSDGMAFCALVHNFFPDAFDYSSLSPSNRRQNFEVAFNAAETHANCMPLLEVEDMMIMGKKPDSKCVFTYVQSLVNHLRRYEMSMGRSCDL; from the exons ATGGTGTTGGTTCTCGATCCCCTGGTGAAGGGTGATGACTCTGGACCTCCGCTGATCCAGCCTCAGCGAGAACCTGGTGTGACGGAGCCTGATCTGGTCCTGTCCCACCGTCAAAGGTCAgactcctcagcctcagaccgCAGTGTGACCTCGGTGTTTTCCAGGTCCAATCTGGATTCTGGGGGCTCAGAGAAGAGTCTGGGCTCCGCTTACAGAGTCCGTCTTGACTCTGGAGCTTCCGACAGAAGCCAGAGTCCTTCCCTCTGTGGTCGGCTGGACTCCGGGGCATCAGAGAGAAGCCTCAACTCCCAGTCCAATGTCAGACAGAGATTGGGCTCAGATGTCTCCAACTCTGATGTCAGGCCACGTTTGGGCTCTGGGGCTTCAGACAGCACCAGTCTCTTGACAAGGAAACGGACTGACTCAGGGACTTCTGCCAGTATCTCCTCTGAAGAGAGGGGtccagtggaggaggtggaggtcgCGACCAGTGGCTCAACTTGCAGCACAGATTCAGAAACCGAGAGCAGAAGTCAAGGTCCAGTCAGCCACCTGGCTCAGAACAGCCATGGCTGCTTCAAAGACCAGGACCGCCCTGATGGAGCGGTTTTATCACGGAGTGATCCCACAGACGGCCTCCTGAACGGCACAGCCAGGGGACAGATTGATCTGCAGAAAAAG gtAACAGTTAACAGCAGTCTTCCCCTCAATCACGGCAAAGCTAAGGATTCTG CACCTGAGAAGAAAGATGTTACACTGGAGCAGTTCAACCGCTCCAACTCTGTACGCGATCGCATGCGCAAGTTCGCCGAGCCCAGCCAGAGCTCGAGTGCTCCCGCGCTGAAGAAGGTTCCTCTGAAGAACGGGTCAAGCTCCAGCAACGGCAGCCGCGCAAATCTCTCCAGAGCCGCCGAGCTGTTTACGCACACTGCAGCATCCCCTGGCAGCACATCTGGAGACAGGCCAGCAAGGCCATGCGCAGACGCCGCATCGAACACCTCTGCTGCATCCCAGAGCCAGGCCACACCCCAGCCAAGGGGTGGGGCCAGCAAACCTCTGCTGTCAGCTAGCCAATTGCAGAACACCATGGGTGGGACGAGACATCCAGCTGAAAAAGATGTGCACGCCTCTAGTAGCTCAAAGGAAGAAAGGACCCCAGGGAGAACAGCTGGAGAGCAGGTCACCCAGGGAGAGGCAGATTTGGACATGAAGACTTTCCTTACAATTGAGATCAAGGATGGGCGCAGCACCACCTCCTCTACATCCTCCCCGAGGGGTAACATTGTCCCCATCACAACCATTACCCCACGCATCACCACCAATGctctggggcagagggcag AGTTGACCCTTGGCCTAAGAGCAACACCGTTCAAGGTCTCCTCATCCAGCTTGTCTTCTGCATCTTCCATCAAG ATGGAGACGGAGCCCGTAACGGCCTCGGAGCCAGTCGTTTCAGCCGGGCCTGTACCGGCGCCCTGTCAAGTCCCAGTCATTCACAACGGCTCCAGCACTCAGACCAAACCCGACGAGCGCCCCGGAACACTCACCGCTGAGCAGCTCGCGGCCATTGAAGATGAAGAGCTCCTTGACAAAATG CTTGATGAGTCTAAAGACTTTGAGGAGAGGAAGCTGATCCGTGCAGCCATGAGAGACCTGCGCAAGAGGAAGCGAG AGGCCATGCTGGGATGTACCCAAGAGGAAATGGGTAGGGCAG ACCAGAGGGAAAAGGAGCGAGAAACACGCCTACAGGAGCTTcggcagcagagagaggagcgcACGCAGAAGGGGCGCCCCGGGGTcggagctggagaggtggtgatgAGGAAGGTGGAGAAGTCTGCCGATGGCTCCACCCTCAGCCAAGTCACCAAGACCGACCGCTTCGCCCAGTCTG ATGATGGGAGTCGATCGACACGCAGCACTGTGGTGGAGGCCAGTTATGTGCAGAAAACAGACA GAGGCACAGTCCAGTCGAAGTCGTATAGTTACACTTCttctacttcctcctcctccagcacaagCAAAAAAGTGGGCAG TGTGTTTGATCGCGAGGACGACACGGCGCCGCGCGGCGGCGGATTGGCTGCCGTGGAGCGGAGGCAGGCGGAGAAACGCAAGGAGCTGATGAGGGCGCAGACCATGCCCAAGACGTCCGGCATGCAGGCCCGCAGAGCCATGAtagagaagctggagaaggaggggggCGG CCCTGGAAATCAGGCGGTCGCCAAGGTAAACAAGGTGCAGCGCTCCACCAGCTTTGGTGTACCCAACGCTAACTCCATCAAGCAGATGCTCCTCGACTGGTGTCGTGCCAAGACTCGCTCATATGAG CATGTAGACATTCAgaacttctcctccagctggagtGACGGCATGGCGTTCTGTGCCCTGGTACACAACTTCTTCCCCGACGCGTTCGACTACAGCTCCCTGAGCCCCAGCAACCGCCGGCAGAACTTCGAGGTGGCCTTCAACGCTGCAGA